CTCCCGCCTCGTACCGGCGGGCGTCGGTAATCCCCCGCTTCTGGATGGAGGAGGCCATGATGTTGACCGCGTCGTCCATGACGGCACAGAGATCGATCTCCGTGCGGCGTTCCGCCGCGCCGCCCCGGGTGTACTGCCGCTGCAGGGTCAGGATGTCGGAGATATGGGTGACGATGCTCTGGATCCGGTCGGTGGCGGCCCGCTGGTGCCGGGCGCGTTCGTCCAGCCGGGTAATCAGCTCGGCCACATAGTCGCAGAGGGCCCGGCCCTTCCCCGTCCCCAGCGCGGCATCCACGGCATCGGCCCTGGCGTCCAGCAGTCCCTGCAGCCGCTTGAGACCGTCGATCTCCGGCCAGTGCTCGGCGTTGCGGTACTCCACCAGCGTGGCCCCCATGCCGGCCACGGCGTTGCCGATATCGTGGAGCACTCCACTGGCGATCTCGATCTTCCCCGCCTGCCGGGCCTCCTTGACCGAAGCGCGGCGGATCTGTTCGTTCCGTGCAGCCAGGGCCCGCTCGGCCTCCTTGCGTTCGGTGATGTCCTCCAGCACCTCGATGGCGGCGGTCACCTTCCCTTCGCCATCGGTGATCGGCGAGGAGAGCAGATGGAAGGTACGTGTCCTTCCGTCCACGACGACCGTCCGTTCCCCCCGGTGGTGGCCGCCGTCGGCCAGCGTACGCGAGACCGGGCATCCCTCGGAAGGACAGTCCAGCGGCGGATTGTGGAGCGTGGCGTAGCAAAAGGGATACCCACTGCAGGCCTCACTGGAAAACCACCGCCGGAGCACCGGGTTGGCATGGACAATGCGGAAGGCCGGGTCGATCATCACCACGCCCACCGAGAGGCTCTCGTTCAGTGTCCGGAAGCGCTCCTCGCTCTCCCTGAGCACCGCCTCGGCCCGCTCCCGCTCGGCGATCTCGCCGGTGAGCCGTTCGTTCTTCTGCCGGAGCTCGGCGGTACGCCGCTCCACCAGCGACTCCAGATACTCCTGATACCGGCGCAATGCCTCGTCGGCCCTGCGACGCTCCAGGGCGATCTCCACCAGCCCCGCCACGGCCAGCAGCAGATTCAGCCGCTCCCGGGAGGGCCACTGCTCCGGCGGATAGCCCACCAGCAGAACCAGCCGCACCTGCCCCTCCTCCTGGAGAGGCAGGAGAACAGCCACATCCGCCGGGCCTTCCCGGATATCCAGAAACCCACTCTCCAGCACGCCTTCGGCGGCCCGACGGAGCGGCTCCGGCACCCCCTCTTCACGGAAAAAGGCCACCGACTCCGAAGCGTATCGACACTCCAGCAACCCGCGGTGGTCGTATCCGGCGAAGGCCGTCCAGACCGCGCCGTGGAAACGGGCCATCACGCCGGCGATCACCTCGCAGAGATCCTGCTGCAGAGAGCTCCCCGCGATATACTGGGCTGTCCGGACCAGTGCGGTGAAGGCCTCCGCACCCACCTCCGTTCCGCTCATGGTGCGTCCATTCCCCGCAGATAGAGGTGATCCCGGGAATCCCCCCAGGCCGCCGGGTTGGCCAGCCGGGACCGCTGGAGCAGACTCGCGGTGTCCTTCAGGACCCTCCGGAGACTCCGCCCCAGGGCGTACCACACCCCATGGCGTCCCCCTTCCGCAACAACCGTCAGATGCAGCACCGCTACAGACTCCCGCCGGACAGCACCGCCCCGGTCATCGCCGAGACGTTCCCGGGAGGCGCCTGGGGCGGCACCTCGCAACCCGAAGAGAGGATGAACCCGTCCCGTCCGGCGAAGAGAGCGAGCAGCCTGTCCGCAGCCGCCCGGATCTCCCGGGGCGTCGCCGTCACGAAGTCCAGCGGCTTGATGTTGCCGTCCACACAGAGGTCCAGCTCCATGGCCAGCACATCCTCCGGGGCGACACAGTAGTCCAGGTTGCCGATATCGGCACCGCAGCCGCGGTAGAGAGGCAGGATGGACTCCACCGGACCGGCGGTGTTGAACCACAGCGCCGCGGAACCGGCCTTGCGGAAGGCCTCGCCGAGGGCACGCAGACGGGGGCACTCGAACTCCCGGAAGAACTGAGCCGGCACCACCTCCGGCGACGCCGACGGATTGAACAGCATGATGCCGTGGGCCCCGGCATCCAGCAGCGCCAGCCCGAACCGGCGCACCGTCTCCGCGGCGAGGGCATGCAGTTGCTCGAAACGCTCCGGTTCGTCCATAACCAAATAGAGGGCGGCCTCCAGCCCCATCAGCTGGGATGCCAGTGTCAGCGGACCCGCTATGCAGCCGATTACCGGGACCTCGTCGCCCAGTTCGCGCCGCAGGATCGACGCGGCCCGCAGCAGCTCCGGCATCCGCCCCGAGGAGCGGGGATCCGGCGGTTCCAGAACGTCAAGCTGCTCGGGGGCCTGCACCGCGTAGCGTTCCACCGTAGGGTATTCCCCCCTGCGGTAGCGCAGTGTGGACCCCGTCGCCTCTGTCTCCACACCCAGGTCCATAGCGGCGAAGACCGCATCGTGACCGTAGTACTCCTGCGCCCGCATCTGCCCCTCGGC
The Synergistales bacterium DNA segment above includes these coding regions:
- a CDS encoding uroporphyrinogen decarboxylase family protein, whose amino-acid sequence is MNAMERVLAAVRLEPADRTPVVPQVFGQAGVMNGMPLEAYITSGEAIAEGQMRAQEYYGHDAVFAAMDLGVETEATGSTLRYRRGEYPTVERYAVQAPEQLDVLEPPDPRSSGRMPELLRAASILRRELGDEVPVIGCIAGPLTLASQLMGLEAALYLVMDEPERFEQLHALAAETVRRFGLALLDAGAHGIMLFNPSASPEVVPAQFFREFECPRLRALGEAFRKAGSAALWFNTAGPVESILPLYRGCGADIGNLDYCVAPEDVLAMELDLCVDGNIKPLDFVTATPREIRAAADRLLALFAGRDGFILSSGCEVPPQAPPGNVSAMTGAVLSGGSL
- a CDS encoding PAS domain S-box protein, whose protein sequence is MSGTEVGAEAFTALVRTAQYIAGSSLQQDLCEVIAGVMARFHGAVWTAFAGYDHRGLLECRYASESVAFFREEGVPEPLRRAAEGVLESGFLDIREGPADVAVLLPLQEEGQVRLVLLVGYPPEQWPSRERLNLLLAVAGLVEIALERRRADEALRRYQEYLESLVERRTAELRQKNERLTGEIAERERAEAVLRESEERFRTLNESLSVGVVMIDPAFRIVHANPVLRRWFSSEACSGYPFCYATLHNPPLDCPSEGCPVSRTLADGGHHRGERTVVVDGRTRTFHLLSSPITDGEGKVTAAIEVLEDITERKEAERALAARNEQIRRASVKEARQAGKIEIASGVLHDIGNAVAGMGATLVEYRNAEHWPEIDGLKRLQGLLDARADAVDAALGTGKGRALCDYVAELITRLDERARHQRAATDRIQSIVTHISDILTLQRQYTRGGAAERRTEIDLCAVMDDAVNIMASSIQKRGITDARRYEAG